One genomic region from Nilaparvata lugens isolate BPH chromosome 3, ASM1435652v1, whole genome shotgun sequence encodes:
- the LOC111061971 gene encoding uncharacterized protein LOC111061971 isoform X6 yields the protein MDKEIKIEKQEDEFGECEFATSIVKDESSSHNGSTSNQMARVKQENDSSQEPAPECSTACSPTDDDFSQQHYLIPGYNLIFIKEEEYGEIRAIILFIFIHQ from the exons atggatAAAGAg ATCAAGATCGAGAAGCAGGAGGATGAATTTGGAGAATGTGAATTTGCAACTAGCATCGTCAAAGATGAGTCATCCTCGCACAATGGTTCAACTTCCAATCAG ATGGCGAGAGTTAAGCAGGAGAATGATAGCAGCCAAGAACCAGCGCCAGAGTGCAGCACTGCATGCTCTCCAACTGATGATGATTTCAGCcaacaacattatctaatccCTGGCTATAATCTAATATTCATCAAAGAGGAAGAATATGGTGAGATTCgtgctattattttatttatttttattcatcaatga
- the LOC111061971 gene encoding uncharacterized protein LOC111061971 isoform X4, producing MDKEVKVEKQESAFDDSWIGAARSDTATQQIKIEKQEDEFGECEFATSIVKDESSSHNGSTSNQMARVKQENDSSQEPAPECSTACSPTDDDFSQQHYLIPGYNLIFIKEEEYGEIRAIILFIFIHQ from the exons atggatAAAGAg GTTAAAGTTGAGAAACAGGAAAGTGCTTTTGATGACAGTTGGATTGGAGCTGCACGTAGTGATACAGCTACTCAGCAG ATCAAGATCGAGAAGCAGGAGGATGAATTTGGAGAATGTGAATTTGCAACTAGCATCGTCAAAGATGAGTCATCCTCGCACAATGGTTCAACTTCCAATCAG ATGGCGAGAGTTAAGCAGGAGAATGATAGCAGCCAAGAACCAGCGCCAGAGTGCAGCACTGCATGCTCTCCAACTGATGATGATTTCAGCcaacaacattatctaatccCTGGCTATAATCTAATATTCATCAAAGAGGAAGAATATGGTGAGATTCgtgctattattttatttatttttattcatcaatga
- the LOC111061971 gene encoding uncharacterized protein LOC111061971 isoform X7, translating to MDKEVKVEKQESAFDDSWIGAARSDTATQQMARVKQENDSSQEPAPECSTACSPTDDDFSQQHYLIPGYNLIFIKEEEYGEIRAIILFIFIHQ from the exons atggatAAAGAg GTTAAAGTTGAGAAACAGGAAAGTGCTTTTGATGACAGTTGGATTGGAGCTGCACGTAGTGATACAGCTACTCAGCAG ATGGCGAGAGTTAAGCAGGAGAATGATAGCAGCCAAGAACCAGCGCCAGAGTGCAGCACTGCATGCTCTCCAACTGATGATGATTTCAGCcaacaacattatctaatccCTGGCTATAATCTAATATTCATCAAAGAGGAAGAATATGGTGAGATTCgtgctattattttatttatttttattcatcaatga
- the LOC111061971 gene encoding gastrula zinc finger protein XlCGF48.2-like isoform X3 — MDKEIKIEKQEDEFGECEFETSNVKDESSSHNGSTSNQMARVKQENDSSQEPAPECSTACSPTDDDFSQQHYLIPGYNLIFIKEEEYVEQEAEGCSVESETEMWPSNCSTSETANATEVGGLNAHSISPMEECTEPSVAGKMIKLYSCADCSYKTPSITNWKRHMRKHTGEKPFSC; from the exons atggatAAAGAG ATCAAGATCGAGAAGCAGGAGGATGAATTTGGAGAATGTGAATTTGAAACTAGCAACGTCAAAGATGAGTCATCCTCGCACAATGGTTCAACTTCCAATCAG ATGGCGAGAGTTAAGCAGGAGAATGATAGCAGCCAAGAACCAGCGCCAGAGTGCAGCACTGCATGCTCTCCAACTGATGATGATTTCAGCcaacaacattatctaatccCTGGCTATAATCTAATATTCATCAAAGAGGAAGAATATG TTGAGCAAGAGGCAGAAGGATGTTCAGTGGAGAGTGAAACGGAGATGTGGCCTTCAAACTGCAGCACATCTGAAACTGCCAATGCAACAGAAGTGGGTGGACTGAATGCACATTCAATCTCTCCCATGGAAGAGTGCACTGAGCCATCTGTGGCTGGCAAAATGATCAAGCTCTACAGCTGTGCTGACTGCAGCTATAAAACTCCATCGATTACTAATTGGAAGAGACACATGAGAAAACACACTGGGGAAAAGCCTTTCAGTT GTTAA
- the LOC111061971 gene encoding gastrula zinc finger protein XlCGF17.1-like isoform X2: MDKEIKIEKQEDEFGECEFETSNVKDESSSHNGSTSNQMARVKQENDSSQEPAPECSTACSPTDDDFSQQHYLIPGYNLIFIKEEEYVEQEAEGCSVESETEMWPSNCSTSETANATEVGGLNAHSISPMEECTEPSVAGKMIKLYSCADCSYKTPSITNWKRHMRKHTGEKPFSCEYCDYKCTQSGHLKEHIRTHTGERPFSCELCDYKCAQSSALMNHIKTHTGETPFSCEYCDYKCARSSDLKSHIRTHTGETPFSCEYCDYKCAQSGTLKRHIRTHTGETPFSCEYCDYKCAQSGTLKEHIRTHTGETPFSCEYCDYKCALSSALTRHIRTHTGETPFSCKYCDYKCARSSNLKRHIRTHHKGETTTS; this comes from the exons ATCAAGATCGAGAAGCAGGAGGATGAATTTGGAGAATGTGAATTTGAAACTAGCAACGTCAAAGATGAGTCATCCTCGCACAATGGTTCAACTTCCAATCAG ATGGCGAGAGTTAAGCAGGAGAATGATAGCAGCCAAGAACCAGCGCCAGAGTGCAGCACTGCATGCTCTCCAACTGATGATGATTTCAGCcaacaacattatctaatccCTGGCTATAATCTAATATTCATCAAAGAGGAAGAATATG TTGAGCAAGAGGCAGAAGGATGTTCAGTGGAGAGTGAAACGGAGATGTGGCCTTCAAACTGCAGCACATCTGAAACTGCCAATGCAACAGAAGTGGGTGGACTGAATGCACATTCAATCTCTCCCATGGAAGAGTGCACTGAGCCATCTGTGGCTGGCAAAATGATCAAGCTCTACAGCTGTGCTGACTGCAGCTATAAAACTCCATCGATTACTAATTGGAAGAGACACATGAGAAAACACACTGGGGAAAAGCCTTTCAGTTGTGAGTATTGCGACTATAAATGTACTCAATCTGGTCATTTGAaggaacatatcagaacacatacaggagaaagaccTTTCAGTTGTGAGCtatgtgactataaatgtgctcaatcaaGTGCTTTGATGAATCATATCAAAActcatacaggagaaacacctttcagctgcgagtattgtgactataaatgtgctcgatcaagtgatttgaaatcacatatcagaacacatacaggagaaacacctttcagctgcgagtattgtgactataaatgtgctcaatctGGTACTTTGAAAAggcatatcagaacacatacaggagaaacacctttcagctgcgagtattgtgattataaatgtgctcaatctGGTACTTTGAAGGAACATattagaacacatacaggagaaacacctttcagctgcgagtattgtgactataaatgtgctctaTCAAGTGCTTTGACaagacatatcagaacacatacaggagaaacacctttcagctgcaagtattgtgactataaatgtgctcgatcaagtaatttgaaaagaCATATAAGAACACATCATAAAGGAGAAACAACTACTAGCTGA
- the LOC111061971 gene encoding gastrula zinc finger protein XlCGF17.1-like isoform X1 yields the protein MDKEIKIEKQEDEFGECEFETSNVKDESSSHNGSTSNQMARVKQENDSSQEPAPECSTACSPTDDDFSQQHYLIPGYNLIFIKEEEYVEQEAEGCSVESETEMWPSNCSTSETANATEVGGLNAHSISPMEECTEPSVAGKMIKLYSCADCSYKTPSITNWKRHMRKHTGEKPFSCEYCDYKCTQSGHLKEHIRTHTGERPFSCELCDYKCAQSSALMNHIKTHTGETPFSCEYCDYKCARSSDLKSHIRTHTGETPFSCEYCDYKCAQSGTLKRHIRTHTGETPFSCEYCDYKCAQSGTLKEHIRTHTGETPFSCEYCDYKCALSSALTRHIRTHTGETPFSCKYCDYKCARSSNLKRHIRTHHKGETTTS from the exons atggatAAAGAG ATCAAGATCGAGAAGCAGGAGGATGAATTTGGAGAATGTGAATTTGAAACTAGCAACGTCAAAGATGAGTCATCCTCGCACAATGGTTCAACTTCCAATCAG ATGGCGAGAGTTAAGCAGGAGAATGATAGCAGCCAAGAACCAGCGCCAGAGTGCAGCACTGCATGCTCTCCAACTGATGATGATTTCAGCcaacaacattatctaatccCTGGCTATAATCTAATATTCATCAAAGAGGAAGAATATG TTGAGCAAGAGGCAGAAGGATGTTCAGTGGAGAGTGAAACGGAGATGTGGCCTTCAAACTGCAGCACATCTGAAACTGCCAATGCAACAGAAGTGGGTGGACTGAATGCACATTCAATCTCTCCCATGGAAGAGTGCACTGAGCCATCTGTGGCTGGCAAAATGATCAAGCTCTACAGCTGTGCTGACTGCAGCTATAAAACTCCATCGATTACTAATTGGAAGAGACACATGAGAAAACACACTGGGGAAAAGCCTTTCAGTTGTGAGTATTGCGACTATAAATGTACTCAATCTGGTCATTTGAaggaacatatcagaacacatacaggagaaagaccTTTCAGTTGTGAGCtatgtgactataaatgtgctcaatcaaGTGCTTTGATGAATCATATCAAAActcatacaggagaaacacctttcagctgcgagtattgtgactataaatgtgctcgatcaagtgatttgaaatcacatatcagaacacatacaggagaaacacctttcagctgcgagtattgtgactataaatgtgctcaatctGGTACTTTGAAAAggcatatcagaacacatacaggagaaacacctttcagctgcgagtattgtgattataaatgtgctcaatctGGTACTTTGAAGGAACATattagaacacatacaggagaaacacctttcagctgcgagtattgtgactataaatgtgctctaTCAAGTGCTTTGACaagacatatcagaacacatacaggagaaacacctttcagctgcaagtattgtgactataaatgtgctcgatcaagtaatttgaaaagaCATATAAGAACACATCATAAAGGAGAAACAACTACTAGCTGA